From the Wolbachia endosymbiont (group B) of Protocalliphora azurea genome, one window contains:
- the polA gene encoding DNA polymerase I: protein MKEKTFTIIDGYGFLFRAYYVLHHLTTTAGIPVGAVYGFLNMVLKYISHSDYLTIALDSGKKNFRHSLYSEYKANRVTPPEDLIPQFTILREAVEAFNFSYEEIEGYEADDIIATLAAKYANHEDFKVVVVSSDKDLFQLLNYNILIFDPIKNIYVDEKQVIEKFGVNSNKLLDLFSLTGDASDNIPGVPGIGPKTAAKLLDKFDSLDNIIENINNIEQTRVRNILTEHKEKALISRELLSLCKKVDLQHDIVKYEVHPPNMEKLLSFLKKYEFNSLIGKVEKLFSYSGSSTKEKTEYSSEELEKFLEHCRYEGKIAIHCHFENNRLNKISLSCSEDNIFYIDQSCLQDALTIINSTLFSNGVLKIVHDIRKIREIFPTIERVLDSIDDLMIMSYSLDTGKHDHSIPNIIAHNLSKNVETFSAKILIAIHEKLTQRLFQEKLFTIYERFDRPLMKVIFDMEQNGILLNIQKLQELSDKFEQLIAVLENDIHNLAGEKFNIASPKQLSDVLFNKMELSKKKKSKSGSYSTNYEVLEALEEEGVEIASKILNWRHLSKLKGTYTDALIKQVDPIDGRIHTSFSTTVTATGRLSSSNPNLQNIPIRSEEGNFIRQAFIAPKGCKIISADYSQIELKLLAHVANVTAFKEAFANRQDIHDITARQVFGVQEIDEQLRRKAKTINFGIIYGISPFGLAKRLGITFQEAAEYINYYFSCYPEIKVYMEKAVSIARNHGYVETLFGRRCFVRDINNKIPYLRQFAERAAINAPLQGTAADIIKRAMIRLFDQLKSGKIILQVHDELLVEVEESRVQETAKLMKDIMENAVEISIPLEVEIKISDNWGFS from the coding sequence ATGAAAGAAAAAACTTTCACAATCATTGATGGTTATGGTTTTCTTTTCAGAGCTTATTACGTTTTGCATCATTTGACTACCACAGCTGGTATTCCAGTAGGTGCTGTGTACGGTTTTCTTAATATGGTTCTGAAGTATATTTCCCATTCGGACTACTTAACTATAGCACTTGATTCTGGCAAAAAAAATTTCAGGCACAGTTTATATTCTGAGTATAAAGCAAACAGAGTAACACCTCCTGAGGATCTAATTCCACAATTTACAATACTGAGAGAAGCGGTAGAAGCTTTTAACTTCAGCTATGAAGAGATTGAAGGCTATGAAGCAGATGACATAATTGCAACACTAGCTGCAAAATATGCCAACCACGAAGACTTTAAAGTAGTAGTAGTCTCATCAGATAAAGACTTATTTCAACTTTTGAATTACAACATTCTAATATTTGATCCTATCAAAAATATATACGTAGATGAAAAACAAGTGATAGAAAAATTTGGTGTAAATTCAAATAAGCTTCTTGATTTATTTTCTCTAACTGGAGATGCATCTGATAACATTCCAGGTGTTCCAGGAATAGGCCCAAAAACTGCAGCTAAATTGCTGGATAAATTTGATTCGTTGGATAACATTATAGAAAACATCAATAACATTGAGCAAACAAGAGTTCGTAATATTCTTACTGAGCATAAGGAAAAAGCACTAATTTCAAGAGAACTTTTGTCACTATGCAAAAAAGTAGATCTTCAACATGATATTGTAAAATATGAAGTTCATCCTCCAAATATGGAAAAATTGTTATCCTTTTTGAAGAAATATGAATTTAATTCATTGATAGGAAAAGTAGAAAAGCTCTTTTCTTATAGTGGATCTAGCACAAAAGAGAAAACAGAATATAGTAGTGAAGAATTAGAAAAATTTTTGGAGCATTGCAGATATGAAGGTAAAATTGCAATTCATTGCCACTTTGAAAACAATAGATTGAACAAAATCTCCTTATCTTGTAGTGAGGATAATATTTTCTACATAGATCAAAGCTGCCTACAAGATGCACTTACTATAATAAATTCAACTTTATTTTCAAATGGGGTGCTTAAAATAGTACATGATATTAGAAAGATCAGAGAAATATTTCCTACAATAGAGAGAGTGCTAGACTCAATTGATGACCTGATGATCATGTCATACAGCCTTGACACAGGTAAGCATGATCACAGCATTCCAAACATAATTGCACACAATTTAAGTAAAAATGTAGAAACTTTCTCGGCAAAAATTTTAATAGCGATCCATGAGAAACTGACACAAAGATTATTTCAGGAAAAACTTTTTACGATTTACGAGCGCTTTGATAGACCTCTCATGAAAGTAATATTTGATATGGAGCAAAATGGAATACTGCTCAATATTCAAAAACTACAGGAATTGTCTGATAAGTTTGAGCAGCTAATTGCTGTACTTGAAAACGATATACATAATTTAGCAGGAGAAAAATTCAACATTGCATCGCCAAAACAATTAAGTGATGTTTTGTTTAATAAAATGGAGCTAAGTAAAAAGAAAAAGTCAAAATCTGGGTCGTATAGCACTAATTATGAAGTTCTAGAGGCTCTTGAAGAAGAAGGAGTAGAAATTGCAAGTAAAATTTTAAATTGGCGACATTTAAGTAAATTAAAGGGTACCTACACTGATGCGCTAATAAAGCAAGTTGATCCTATTGATGGTAGAATACACACAAGTTTCTCAACAACTGTGACTGCAACTGGAAGGCTGAGCTCGAGCAACCCTAACTTGCAGAATATTCCTATCAGGAGCGAAGAAGGAAATTTCATCAGACAAGCATTTATTGCACCAAAAGGTTGCAAGATAATTTCTGCCGACTATTCACAAATAGAATTAAAACTCCTGGCACACGTTGCAAATGTTACCGCATTTAAAGAAGCTTTTGCAAACAGGCAAGATATTCATGATATCACTGCAAGACAAGTTTTTGGAGTGCAAGAAATAGATGAGCAATTAAGACGCAAAGCAAAAACCATTAATTTTGGCATTATATATGGCATTAGTCCATTTGGCCTTGCAAAGCGACTTGGCATTACCTTTCAAGAGGCTGCTGAATACATTAATTACTATTTTTCTTGTTACCCAGAAATAAAGGTCTATATGGAAAAAGCAGTATCTATCGCGAGAAATCATGGTTATGTAGAGACTTTGTTTGGTAGAAGATGTTTTGTAAGAGACATCAACAATAAAATTCCTTATCTAAGACAATTTGCAGAAAGGGCAGCAATAAATGCACCACTGCAGGGAACTGCCGCTGATATAATAAAACGCGCGATGATTCGGCTTTTTGATCAGTTAAAGTCAGGTAAAATAATCCTCCAGGTTCATGATGAATTACTTGTAGAAGTGGAAGAGAGCAGAGTGCAAGAAACAGCAAAACTTATGAAAGATATAATGGAAAATGCAGTAGAAATTTCTATACCACTTGAAGTAGAAATAAAAATTAGCGACAACTGGGGCTTTTCTTAA
- a CDS encoding exodeoxyribonuclease III: MLKIATWNVNSIRKRINQLCSFIVDSQIDIVLLQEIKCTEEQFPYAEIEKLGYEYAVYGQVARNGVCVLSKYPILEKLKIDIVESHQEARYIECVIKHSNNKVRVGSVYVPNGQSPDSHTFEYKLKFFDNLYERMGTLLKNEELTIIAGDYNVALDEIDVFDSNLLNGQVCFHIKEREKLRAILNLGFKDAFRISHLNLQQFTWWHYQGNSLRNNQGMRIDHMLLSPQAADKLETCYIDDRLRKLENPSDHTPVVCVIKQ; this comes from the coding sequence ATGCTAAAGATTGCAACTTGGAATGTAAACTCCATACGTAAAAGAATTAACCAACTTTGTAGTTTTATAGTTGATAGTCAGATAGATATAGTTTTGCTGCAAGAGATAAAATGTACAGAAGAGCAATTTCCTTATGCAGAGATAGAAAAGTTAGGATATGAATATGCTGTCTATGGACAGGTTGCAAGAAATGGTGTTTGTGTTTTATCTAAATATCCAATACTGGAAAAATTAAAAATTGATATTGTAGAGAGTCATCAAGAAGCACGTTATATAGAGTGTGTGATAAAACACTCCAATAATAAGGTAAGGGTAGGAAGTGTATACGTTCCAAACGGTCAAAGCCCAGACTCTCATACTTTTGAGTATAAACTCAAGTTTTTTGATAACCTATATGAAAGGATGGGCACTTTGTTGAAAAATGAAGAGTTAACTATTATAGCTGGCGATTATAATGTTGCACTGGATGAAATTGATGTTTTTGATTCAAATTTATTAAATGGCCAAGTGTGCTTTCATATAAAAGAGCGTGAGAAATTAAGAGCGATCTTGAATCTTGGTTTTAAAGATGCATTTAGAATATCTCACCTCAACTTACAACAATTCACTTGGTGGCATTATCAAGGTAATTCACTCAGAAACAATCAAGGAATGCGAATAGATCATATGCTGCTATCGCCACAAGCTGCAGATAAATTGGAAACATGTTACATAGATGATAGGTTGCGTAAACTAGAAAACCCATCTGATCATACTCCTGTTGTATGTGTTATAAAACAATAA
- a CDS encoding uroporphyrinogen-III synthase, whose protein sequence is MKSILLTRPLLDSLSTRSTLKKYGYKVFIEPVFTIKYLNPDISAHEFDVVISTSKNSVKAFSQICKEYGFPIITVGNSTMQAAKNLGFSDIISADSNVDGLISCIKSHYSNTIKFLYIRGQEVSCDLKKRLSEEGFNVREVVLYKTITKRSLTNRCKNLLLDGKIDSVAFFSSQTARVFCSLVLKSGLSPVMNNTVAYTMSKNIADSLKLIKWKKIITSRLPTGESLIDIINKDC, encoded by the coding sequence ATGAAGTCTATTTTATTGACAAGGCCTTTATTAGATTCGTTGAGCACAAGAAGCACGCTAAAAAAATATGGATACAAAGTTTTTATAGAGCCAGTATTCACAATAAAGTACTTAAATCCTGATATATCCGCGCACGAATTTGATGTTGTGATATCTACAAGTAAAAACAGTGTAAAGGCTTTCAGTCAAATATGTAAAGAGTATGGCTTTCCAATTATTACGGTTGGTAATTCAACCATGCAGGCTGCAAAAAATTTGGGATTTTCCGATATAATCTCAGCAGACAGCAACGTTGATGGTCTGATATCATGCATAAAATCTCATTATTCAAATACAATAAAGTTCTTATATATAAGGGGACAAGAAGTATCATGTGACCTAAAAAAAAGATTATCTGAAGAAGGTTTTAACGTAAGAGAAGTTGTACTCTATAAAACAATTACTAAAAGGAGTCTAACTAATAGGTGTAAAAATTTACTATTGGACGGTAAAATTGATAGCGTTGCTTTTTTTTCCTCACAAACTGCAAGGGTATTTTGTTCATTAGTTCTAAAAAGTGGGCTATCTCCTGTGATGAATAATACAGTTGCATATACCATGAGTAAAAACATTGCTGATAGTTTAAAGTTAATCAAGTGGAAAAAAATTATAACATCGAGGTTGCCCACAGGGGAGAGTTTAATTGATATAATTAATAAGGATTGTTGA
- a CDS encoding IS630 family transposase (programmed frameshift): MALRSKLLDEKVVNLAKEMLKKVRNNAYVSKKLQAVIAGKESSISAVARICKISRTALTEWIKHLKFGRVERLFAPSQRRRKSKLKKNQREQIEIWVERNPNITIKEVQIKISEEFGLNISKSTVHREIQRMKFSYITPRPMHHKQDKNKQEEFKKYFNKIVNSHPEKEVFFDESRFGTHSKIGHGWFKKGVRTQVKMKIGRQNFYIYSAVNPRSGKKISLLAPYVNTDCMNIFLEQMSKDLGTKKAFLVMDCASWHRSKSLKFQENITIIYLPPYSPELNPVERLWQYIKYNTLRNRVYDTIGLLADVLCNFIVSISSTTIKRVCNVSYLFD; encoded by the exons ATGGCATTAAGGTCAAAACTATTAGACGAAAAAGTTGTAAATTTGGCGAAAGAAATGTTAAAAAAGGTCAGAAATAACGCATATGTTTCAAAAAAGTTACAAGCGGTGATAGCAGGAAAAGAAAGTAGTATAAGCGCTGTGGCAAGAATATGTAAAATTTCAAGGACTGCTTTGACTGAATGGATAAAGCATCTAAAATTTGGTAGAGTAGAAAGATTATTTGCCCCGTCTCAGCGGCGAAGAAAAAGCAAATTAAAGAAAAATCAACGTGAGCAAATTGAAATATGGGTAGAAAGAAATCCAAATATTACTATTAAGGAAGTGCAGATAAAAATCTCAGAGGAATTTGGCCTAAACATTAGCAAATCAACAGTGCACCGTGAGATACAAAGGATGAAATTTTCTTATATAACACCGAGGCCAATGCACCATAAACAAGATAAAAACAAGCAAGAAGAGTTTAAAAAATACTTCAATAAAATAGTCAATTCCCACCCTGAAAAAGAGGTG TTTTTTGATGAATCACGATTTGGAACTCATTCAAAAATCGGACACGGATGGTTTAAAAAAGGGGTCAGAACGCAGGTTAAAATGAAAATTGGTAGACAAAATTTCTATATCTACAGTGCGGTAAATCCAAGAAGTGGTAAGAAAATCAGCCTACTTGCTCCATATGTAAACACTGATTGTATGAATATATTTCTGGAGCAGATGTCGAAAGATTTAGGCACGAAAAAAGCCTTTCTTGTAATGGATTGTGCAAGTTGGCATAGATCAAAAAGTTTGAAATTTCAGGAAAACATTACCATTATATACTTGCCTCCTTATTCACCGGAACTGAATCCTGTTGAGAGGTTGTGGCAATATATCAAATACAATACTTTACGTAACAGAGTCTACGATACCATAGGCTTACTTGCAGATGTTCTGTGTAATTTTATTGTCAGTATTTCCAGCACTACTATTAAACGAGTTTGTAATGTTTCTTATTTGTTCGATTAG
- a CDS encoding phosphomannomutase/phosphoglucomutase, with protein MDNTIIRKYDIRGVVGRDLQISDGYEIGRKFGQTAANVCVGYDSRIDSPSIEKELIRGLILSGANVIRVGLCSSPMLYAATMQADLGIMITASHNPREYNGFKFFSSKKVYSDQEMKEIIGNTIKNSTKIGSLINTNIYSEYVNILKNALKNNATQKLKIAWDFGNSPTIVRYIEKVLPSHIHIITNNSIDGTFPLHDPDPIEEKNLAQLISIVKKDKCDLGIALDGDGDRVRLIDNKGNVVSNDHLFMIFSREVLAEYPKSKVIANVKMSMKVHDFVSKLGGQIITCATGHSLVKKKMVEEGAKFAGELSGHFFFSELGFDDGLYSAIKAIDILLKKNQSLSEAIEDLPKLYITHEVKIVVKDEKKFQIIESIKETLKQQNIVFSELDGIKVTDDKGWWLLRVSNTQNCITARCEGNTLEDFELTKKVLFYYIDELKLYI; from the coding sequence ATGGACAATACTATTATAAGAAAATACGATATTAGAGGTGTGGTAGGCAGAGACCTGCAAATCAGTGATGGGTATGAAATAGGTAGAAAATTCGGTCAAACTGCAGCTAACGTTTGTGTAGGCTATGACAGCAGGATAGATTCACCAAGCATAGAAAAAGAATTAATCAGAGGCTTGATTTTATCCGGTGCGAATGTTATACGCGTTGGGCTCTGTTCTTCACCTATGCTCTACGCTGCAACAATGCAGGCAGATCTTGGGATTATGATCACTGCTTCTCATAATCCCAGAGAATATAACGGCTTTAAATTTTTCAGTAGTAAAAAAGTTTACTCAGATCAAGAAATGAAGGAAATTATAGGCAATACAATTAAAAACAGCACGAAAATTGGAAGCTTAATTAACACGAATATATATAGTGAGTACGTTAACATATTAAAAAATGCGCTCAAGAATAACGCTACACAAAAACTAAAAATAGCTTGGGATTTTGGCAATAGTCCAACAATTGTAAGGTATATTGAAAAAGTTTTACCAAGTCATATACACATCATAACCAATAACTCTATAGATGGGACGTTTCCACTGCATGACCCAGATCCCATAGAAGAAAAAAATCTTGCTCAGTTAATCAGTATTGTCAAGAAAGATAAATGTGATCTTGGTATTGCACTTGATGGTGATGGTGATAGGGTACGCTTGATTGATAATAAAGGTAATGTTGTTTCCAATGATCACTTGTTTATGATTTTTTCACGTGAAGTATTGGCGGAATACCCAAAAAGCAAAGTTATTGCCAACGTAAAAATGAGTATGAAAGTGCATGATTTCGTTAGCAAATTAGGAGGACAAATAATTACCTGTGCCACTGGACACTCACTAGTTAAGAAAAAGATGGTAGAAGAAGGGGCCAAGTTTGCCGGTGAACTGAGTGGGCATTTTTTCTTTTCTGAGCTGGGTTTTGATGATGGACTATATTCTGCTATTAAAGCCATTGACATTTTACTTAAGAAAAACCAAAGCCTATCTGAGGCGATTGAAGATTTACCAAAGTTATATATCACTCATGAAGTGAAAATTGTGGTGAAGGATGAGAAAAAATTTCAAATAATTGAATCAATCAAGGAGACACTAAAGCAGCAAAACATTGTATTTTCAGAGCTTGATGGAATTAAGGTAACTGATGATAAAGGTTGGTGGCTTCTTAGAGTATCAAATACGCAAAACTGCATAACAGCAAGATGTGAAGGAAATACCTTAGAAGATTTTGAACTCACTAAAAAAGTTTTGTTTTATTACATTGATGAACTAAAATTATACATTTAA
- a CDS encoding CvpA family protein — translation MFFDSLIIFIIVLCVIISITRGFIKELCALMFLLLSVFLTASYYDFFIINYSKYFNSKVTQNILSTISVFIILNLTFMTMNNWLMYILSPIRLGLMDRVTGIFVGALRGILLSYVLFFAVHLYCHTVYDKKEGESKIDAEDILPNWIINSHSYQALFVTTEEVINMYVPESLILKIKEIGEEMVDQEKPQNNKEK, via the coding sequence ATGTTTTTCGATAGCCTAATTATCTTTATTATTGTCTTGTGTGTAATAATATCGATAACTAGAGGTTTTATAAAAGAGCTATGTGCATTAATGTTCTTGCTCTTATCAGTCTTTTTGACAGCTAGTTACTATGATTTTTTTATTATAAATTATAGTAAGTATTTTAACTCTAAAGTTACACAAAACATACTTTCTACAATCTCTGTATTTATTATACTTAATCTTACATTCATGACAATGAATAACTGGCTAATGTACATATTATCACCTATAAGGTTGGGATTAATGGATAGAGTTACTGGAATCTTTGTCGGAGCACTCAGAGGAATATTGCTTTCTTATGTACTATTTTTTGCTGTGCACTTATATTGCCACACAGTATATGATAAAAAAGAGGGAGAGTCTAAAATAGACGCAGAAGACATATTGCCCAATTGGATAATAAATTCACACTCTTATCAGGCTTTATTTGTGACAACAGAAGAAGTAATTAACATGTATGTACCAGAGTCATTGATACTAAAAATAAAAGAGATTGGTGAGGAAATGGTTGATCAAGAAAAACCTCAAAACAATAAAGAAAAGTGA
- a CDS encoding riboflavin synthase — translation MFKGIIQDIGTITDITIHPNSDQIFHIETQNLSSINKGDSISCSGVCLTVVDIMSNVFTVQVSQETMKVSNLNMWKIGKKINLEQAMKLSDRIDGHLVQGHVDDTTEILTINQNLESHEIRLSCPQELIKFITKKGSVTLDGVSLTVNSVVDQEFTVNIIPYTWKNTTFQHNKTGNYLNLEVDMIARYLDQLIKYQYN, via the coding sequence ATGTTTAAAGGAATTATCCAAGATATTGGCACTATAACTGATATCACTATCCACCCTAACTCTGATCAAATCTTCCATATTGAGACACAAAATTTATCCTCTATAAACAAAGGAGATTCAATATCCTGCTCCGGAGTGTGTTTAACTGTTGTCGACATAATGAGCAATGTATTCACAGTTCAAGTATCTCAAGAAACTATGAAGGTTTCTAACTTAAATATGTGGAAAATAGGAAAAAAAATAAACCTAGAACAAGCAATGAAACTGAGTGACAGAATTGACGGCCACTTGGTTCAGGGTCATGTGGATGACACAACAGAAATTTTAACAATCAATCAAAATTTAGAATCTCATGAAATCAGACTATCATGCCCACAAGAATTAATTAAATTTATTACAAAAAAAGGTTCTGTAACGCTAGATGGAGTTTCCCTTACAGTAAATTCAGTTGTCGATCAAGAATTCACTGTGAATATAATTCCCTATACATGGAAAAACACAACTTTTCAGCATAATAAAACAGGTAATTACCTAAATTTAGAAGTTGATATGATTGCCCGGTACTTAGACCAGCTGATAAAATATCAATACAATTAA
- the pheS gene encoding phenylalanine--tRNA ligase subunit alpha: MNKELISEIPLLEDKAVSEIENAASLKDLEKVRLSYLGRKGVVKAYFDDLKNIDDAGEKRDLGAVINVLRNKIDQLITSKENELKDKEVKLKLQNEAVDITLPVRPERIGKIHPLSKVISEVKLIFAHMGFKAVDGPDIEDEFHVFDALNTPSHHPAREEQDTFYLRNKINDKRMVLRTHTSSVQIRTMEKTKTFPIKIVAAGRVYRNDFDATHTPMFHQIEGLYVNENVNMGQLKFTIHCFLSKFFGDKGLRIRFRNSFFPFTEPSAEVDISYKDSKWIEVLGCGMVHPNVFKNVGIDHTKYSGFAFGIGIERLAMLKYQISDLRSFYDNRVSWLNHYGFHFSSLR; the protein is encoded by the coding sequence GTGAATAAAGAGCTAATAAGTGAAATACCTTTACTTGAAGATAAGGCAGTTTCTGAGATTGAAAATGCTGCTTCTTTGAAGGATTTAGAAAAAGTTAGGTTGTCATACTTGGGGAGAAAGGGTGTAGTAAAAGCTTATTTCGATGACTTAAAGAATATAGATGATGCAGGAGAGAAACGCGACCTAGGTGCAGTGATTAATGTTTTACGCAATAAGATAGACCAGCTTATAACAAGCAAAGAAAATGAACTGAAAGATAAAGAAGTTAAGTTAAAACTGCAAAATGAAGCAGTTGATATCACACTGCCTGTCAGACCAGAAAGAATTGGCAAGATTCATCCACTCAGTAAAGTTATAAGTGAAGTGAAGCTCATTTTTGCGCATATGGGCTTTAAAGCAGTTGATGGTCCTGATATTGAAGATGAATTTCACGTATTTGATGCATTAAATACTCCAAGTCACCACCCTGCACGAGAGGAGCAAGATACCTTCTATTTAAGGAATAAAATAAATGATAAAAGAATGGTGCTGCGCACTCATACCTCATCTGTGCAGATTAGAACCATGGAAAAGACAAAAACTTTTCCAATTAAAATAGTGGCTGCAGGCAGGGTATACAGAAATGACTTTGATGCAACTCACACTCCTATGTTTCATCAGATAGAAGGACTTTATGTTAATGAAAATGTCAATATGGGCCAATTAAAATTTACTATTCATTGCTTCCTTAGTAAATTTTTCGGAGATAAGGGTCTAAGAATACGCTTTCGTAATAGTTTTTTCCCTTTTACTGAACCTTCTGCGGAAGTGGACATAAGCTATAAAGATAGTAAATGGATTGAAGTACTTGGATGTGGTATGGTGCATCCAAATGTCTTTAAAAATGTTGGAATAGACCATACTAAATACAGTGGCTTTGCATTTGGGATTGGTATAGAAAGGCTAGCAATGCTGAAATATCAAATTAGTGATCTAAGGAGCTTTTACGACAATAGAGTTAGTTGGCTCAACCATTATGGTTTTCATTTTTCGTCTTTAAGATAA
- a CDS encoding NTP transferase domain-containing protein: protein MTNKSYTFVVLAAGHSERMNSSLPKVLHKIGNFSMLEHVIYNAKQLNPEKIVIVVDLPLTQRLKCFEGIKLITQESTLGTGDAVKIAMRNLKELSDIVVVQYGDTPLIKSSTITKMISCLGESNALVCLGFKTNNKGYGRLIIENGSLREIVEAQNGRNNDFANAGIMVAREKNLRELVEKIECNNQAHEYYLTDIVSIAVKSNLNVGYVIADEEEATGINNRNDLATAEFYFQEEKRKFFTNSGVTLVAPETVFFSLDTQIGMDSIVYPYVFFGPGVKIGSGVRVGPFAKCENTTIGDGAIIGNFVETKASDIGINTKIKHLSYIGNTQVGQGSNIGAGTVICNYDGKKKHRTNIGSNCFIGANSSLIAPLNVHDDSVIAAGSVIVKDVPKGSLAIARERQVTKKIK, encoded by the coding sequence GTGACAAATAAATCTTATACATTTGTTGTACTTGCTGCTGGGCATAGTGAACGAATGAATTCAAGCTTGCCTAAGGTTCTGCACAAAATAGGTAATTTCTCCATGCTTGAGCATGTCATTTACAATGCAAAGCAGCTGAATCCTGAAAAAATAGTTATTGTAGTCGATTTGCCTTTAACTCAAAGGCTGAAATGCTTTGAGGGTATAAAACTAATTACACAAGAGTCAACGCTCGGCACGGGAGATGCAGTCAAAATTGCAATGAGGAACCTGAAAGAATTGTCAGATATAGTTGTTGTGCAGTATGGGGATACTCCACTAATAAAAAGCAGCACAATAACTAAAATGATAAGCTGCTTAGGAGAGAGCAATGCTTTAGTTTGTCTTGGGTTTAAAACTAATAATAAAGGATACGGTAGACTAATTATTGAGAACGGTTCCCTAAGAGAAATCGTAGAAGCACAAAATGGTAGAAATAATGATTTTGCTAATGCCGGAATAATGGTTGCACGTGAAAAGAATCTACGTGAATTGGTGGAGAAAATAGAGTGTAATAACCAAGCTCATGAATATTACTTGACCGATATCGTTTCCATTGCAGTAAAGAGTAATTTAAATGTCGGCTATGTTATTGCTGATGAGGAGGAGGCAACTGGCATAAATAATAGGAATGACCTTGCAACGGCCGAGTTTTACTTTCAAGAAGAAAAAAGAAAGTTTTTCACTAACTCTGGAGTAACGCTTGTTGCTCCAGAAACTGTTTTCTTCTCTCTTGATACGCAAATTGGTATGGATTCGATTGTTTACCCATACGTTTTTTTTGGTCCTGGAGTAAAAATAGGATCTGGTGTTAGGGTTGGTCCATTTGCCAAATGTGAAAATACAACAATAGGTGATGGTGCAATCATAGGTAATTTTGTTGAAACAAAAGCAAGTGATATAGGTATAAATACTAAGATAAAGCATTTAAGTTATATAGGAAATACTCAGGTAGGGCAGGGGAGTAACATAGGTGCAGGTACCGTTATTTGTAATTATGATGGGAAAAAGAAACATAGAACAAATATTGGAAGCAATTGTTTTATTGGTGCCAATAGTTCATTAATTGCACCGCTTAATGTGCATGATGACTCTGTCATTGCAGCAGGTAGCGTTATAGTGAAAGATGTGCCAAAGGGAAGTCTTGCAATTGCAAGAGAAAGGCAAGTAACTAAAAAAATAAAATAA
- a CDS encoding P44/Msp2 family outer membrane protein, which translates to MKKLLTLLACCSLSAPSFGVDWVKDRTYTSSSYGMLGVNYDLGYHCTDSIKISFGPAVKLVMSEGILDAGLMTKLHYHYKFENTDITPYVTFGIGGVAKIPLSENQGPDVEEFFSYQIGSGINLPLSERTSVFAGYKLQKFHELSHGVEFGMSFNL; encoded by the coding sequence ATGAAAAAGTTACTTACTTTGTTGGCTTGCTGTTCTTTGTCAGCACCGTCTTTTGGAGTTGATTGGGTTAAAGATAGAACCTACACCTCTTCGTCATATGGCATGCTTGGTGTTAATTATGATCTTGGCTATCATTGTACAGATAGCATTAAAATTTCATTTGGTCCTGCAGTTAAACTTGTTATGAGTGAAGGGATTTTAGACGCGGGACTTATGACAAAGCTTCATTATCATTATAAATTTGAAAATACAGATATTACTCCTTATGTTACTTTTGGTATAGGAGGAGTTGCTAAAATTCCTCTTTCAGAAAATCAAGGGCCAGACGTAGAAGAATTTTTTTCTTATCAAATAGGTTCTGGTATTAATCTTCCACTTTCTGAGAGAACAAGTGTTTTTGCTGGCTACAAGCTGCAAAAGTTCCATGAACTTTCGCATGGGGTTGAATTTGGAATGAGTTTTAATTTGTAA